CCCGACAGGAAAGAACTCGTTGCGGCGCCAGATGAGATAGAGGACTTGCGGATGGAAAGATGATCGCCCGCCCCGGCACGTTGCGGTAACAGCAGGTCCGGCGTTAGCTGCGGTCCCGGTGGATCTCTTCGATCGCCTCTTCCAGCGTATCCACGACCCGCACCCCTTCGCGCCTCATCTCATCGACGGCGGCCGCTGCCGTGTCGCGAGACACGGACCGGCAAAGGTCTTCTATGACAACCACCAGGTAACCGGCGGCAGCGAGGTCGAGGGACGTGGCCCTGACGCAGTAGTCGGTGGCGAGCCCGTAGACTATCACCCTGCCTATCCCGTTCACCCGCAGGATACGCTCGAGCTCACCCCCGGCTTGAAAGGCCGAATAGCTTTCGGTCATGGGGTCCTGGGCCTTCTTCACGACGGCAAGGAAGAGGTTGTTGTCCATGACAATGCGCGCGTTCTCGGTCCCCTGGACACAATGGGGAGGCCAGAGCACCTGGAGTTTCCCGTCGACGGATACCGTGTCGAAGGGTCCCTTTCCGGCATGGCTCGTCGCGAAGGAAACATGATCGGGAGGATGCCAGTCCTGTGTGCCGAGAACGGGGATGCCAGACTCCTTGAG
Above is a genomic segment from Syntrophorhabdus sp. containing:
- a CDS encoding isochorismatase family protein, which produces MPVKWGVIVIDLQGDFTEWKRGSLAVPGSDEDYVRDVENATRRLKESGIPVLGTQDWHPPDHVSFATSHAGKGPFDTVSVDGKLQVLWPPHCVQGTENARIVMDNNLFLAVVKKAQDPMTESYSAFQAGGELERILRVNGIGRVIVYGLATDYCVRATSLDLAAAGYLVVVIEDLCRSVSRDTAAAAVDEMRREGVRVVDTLEEAIEEIHRDRS